A window of Prolixibacter sp. SD074 contains these coding sequences:
- a CDS encoding radical SAM/SPASM domain-containing protein — MKWSYYNVEREIVDGGKILVFNTLSQLLVVLDKSTVQSLKNIGRSKDKDVDNELIRYKILVNDDEVEKQKVKINILKARFEQRFLDLTILPTYLCNFTCDYCFEKSIRDSAVIAKSTIDKIIEFIKKFTAVEDLCIRWYGGEPTLAIDQMEEITRKIEKLKKNFYAILITNGYLIDRLVPDKIKDLKIKVIQVTIDGGKDTHNKRRQHSYDKDTYSKIILNLQKIIECNNDVEIIVRVNVDESNSSDIKRFKEEVEGLFPSQRVKIIPGFVTSFSEGCATGSTCYINTEEKIDFLIDNFQQEGSQHPTLIPKAVSEGCIARHINSFVFDPHGHIYKCMAVVGDKNQMIGDINNEDWLKDEDVLMKFLKKDDFLDNPICNDCKFFPVCNENCILSNEELSVRCRATAKIVDNYMNNMCKEIIDG, encoded by the coding sequence ATGAAATGGTCATATTATAATGTTGAACGAGAGATTGTTGATGGGGGTAAGATATTGGTCTTTAATACCTTGTCTCAATTGCTGGTTGTTTTAGATAAAAGCACTGTTCAGAGCCTTAAAAATATTGGTCGCAGTAAGGATAAGGATGTTGATAATGAATTGATTCGGTATAAAATACTTGTGAACGATGATGAGGTTGAAAAACAAAAAGTGAAAATCAATATACTTAAGGCTCGATTTGAGCAAAGGTTTTTAGATTTAACAATTTTACCGACTTATCTCTGTAATTTTACATGTGATTATTGCTTTGAAAAATCAATTAGAGATAGTGCTGTTATCGCCAAATCTACGATTGATAAAATTATAGAATTTATAAAAAAGTTTACAGCTGTTGAAGATTTGTGTATAAGATGGTATGGTGGTGAACCGACTTTGGCTATAGACCAGATGGAAGAGATTACTAGAAAAATTGAAAAGCTGAAGAAAAATTTTTATGCGATATTAATAACCAATGGGTATTTGATTGATCGATTAGTGCCGGATAAGATTAAAGATTTAAAAATTAAGGTTATACAAGTAACGATTGATGGGGGAAAAGATACACATAACAAAAGACGTCAACATAGTTATGATAAGGATACATATTCCAAAATTATTCTAAATTTGCAGAAAATTATAGAGTGCAATAATGATGTGGAAATAATTGTTCGTGTTAATGTTGACGAGAGTAATAGCTCGGATATTAAACGATTTAAGGAGGAGGTGGAAGGTCTTTTCCCTTCACAAAGAGTTAAAATAATTCCTGGATTTGTTACCTCATTTTCTGAAGGCTGTGCTACCGGAAGCACATGTTACATAAACACTGAAGAAAAAATTGATTTTTTAATTGATAATTTTCAACAAGAGGGCTCTCAACATCCGACACTCATACCCAAAGCAGTTTCAGAAGGATGTATCGCAAGACATATAAACAGTTTTGTGTTTGATCCTCACGGTCACATATATAAATGTATGGCTGTTGTTGGCGATAAGAATCAGATGATCGGTGATATAAATAATGAAGATTGGTTGAAAGATGAAGATGTTCTCATGAAATTTCTGAAAAAAGATGACTTTCTGGATAATCCCATCTGTAATGATTGCAAATTCTTTCCGGTCTGCAATGAAAATTGTATCTTGTCAAATGAAGAATTATCAGTAAGATGTAGAGCAACAGCCAAGATTGTAGACAATTATATGAATAATATGTGCAAGGAGATAATTGACGGATGA